The following proteins are encoded in a genomic region of Acidobacteriota bacterium:
- a CDS encoding phosphatase PAP2 family protein, whose translation MGEPPDKLTHIWFDWGMIRRSLVRPYRVPVSMVFFLALVPFYVLIPEFLPPEVRYSPALELDRALPLLPSWALVYGALYLFLILLPIFVVRHDELVRRMFNAYLLTWITAYLFFFVLYPTVAPRPEIITGEGFGTWGLRALYSADPPYNCFPSLHVAHSFVSALACSRVHRGLGVVATIFATLVAVSTLLTKQHFMLDLIAGIFLATVAYAIFLRSYPYDRISKFDRRIAPAIAMCVGALVAAVLAISWLAYIWGGETQFTFGP comes from the coding sequence ATGGGCGAACCTCCAGACAAACTAACGCATATATGGTTCGATTGGGGAATGATCAGACGGTCACTAGTGCGACCATATCGGGTGCCGGTGTCGATGGTCTTTTTCCTCGCTTTGGTTCCCTTCTATGTCCTGATCCCGGAATTCCTGCCGCCCGAAGTGAGATACTCGCCCGCACTTGAGCTCGATCGAGCTTTGCCTCTGCTGCCATCCTGGGCGCTCGTGTACGGAGCCCTTTACTTGTTCTTGATATTGCTTCCTATCTTTGTCGTCAGACATGACGAGCTCGTCCGGCGGATGTTCAATGCCTATCTGCTGACCTGGATCACGGCGTACCTTTTTTTCTTCGTTCTCTATCCGACGGTCGCACCCCGGCCCGAAATTATAACCGGCGAAGGATTTGGAACGTGGGGCCTGCGTGCACTCTATTCGGCCGACCCACCGTACAACTGTTTTCCGTCACTCCATGTGGCACATTCTTTCGTGTCGGCGCTGGCGTGTTCCCGTGTGCATCGCGGACTTGGGGTCGTCGCGACGATATTTGCGACGCTCGTCGCCGTCTCCACGCTGTTAACAAAACAGCACTTTATGCTGGATCTGATCGCGGGCATCTTTCTCGCCACAGTCGCCTACGCCATCTTTCTGCGCAGTTACCCTTATGACCGGATCTCCAAATTCGACCGGCGAATCGCCCCTGCCATTGCAATGTGCGTCGGAGCGCTCGTCGCTGCCGTCCTCGCTATTTCCTGGTTGGCTTACATCTGGGGCGGCGAGACGCAATTCACATTCGGACCGTGA
- the murA gene encoding UDP-N-acetylglucosamine 1-carboxyvinyltransferase has product MDKFLVRGGRPLHGKIEISGAKNSALPCLAATLLSSETVILHNVPYVKDLITFRRLLEDLGATALTPELRTVKVNASNVQIFEAPYELVKTMRASVLALGPLLARFGQAKVSLPGGCAIGTRPIDLHLKAFEQLGAVVSLESGDVVARAPKGRLVGNTVDFEKVTVTGTENVMMAASLAIGKTIIKNAAQEPEIDDLAELLNKMGARIKGAGTSVIEIEGVEALSSAEHTIIPDRIETGTFIVAAAITGGELEIKSCRPEHLTAVIEKLREAGVDIEELNQSTLRVKRSSGGLKASDVTTEPHPLFPTDMQAQYMALMTQADGESKVVETIFENRFMHASELIRMGADIQIAGNTATVRGRTQLMGAKIIASDLRASASLVLAALCAEGETRIDRVYHIDRGYETIVRKLRSLGADIERVQDTSGSVHDTTA; this is encoded by the coding sequence ATGGACAAGTTTTTGGTACGCGGCGGACGGCCGCTGCATGGAAAGATCGAGATCAGCGGTGCTAAGAATTCGGCATTGCCCTGCCTCGCGGCGACGCTGCTCTCATCCGAGACAGTGATATTGCACAACGTGCCTTATGTAAAGGATCTGATCACGTTTCGGCGGCTGCTAGAGGATCTCGGAGCGACCGCTTTGACGCCCGAATTGCGGACCGTCAAGGTGAATGCGTCAAATGTCCAGATATTCGAAGCACCGTACGAGTTGGTTAAAACCATGCGAGCGAGCGTCTTGGCACTCGGGCCGCTGCTCGCGAGATTTGGCCAGGCAAAGGTCAGCCTGCCCGGCGGCTGCGCCATCGGAACACGGCCGATCGACCTGCATCTGAAGGCGTTCGAGCAGCTCGGAGCGGTCGTTTCACTCGAATCGGGCGATGTCGTCGCACGTGCCCCGAAAGGCCGGCTGGTCGGCAATACCGTCGATTTTGAAAAGGTCACGGTCACCGGAACCGAGAACGTCATGATGGCCGCGTCACTCGCGATCGGCAAGACGATCATCAAGAACGCCGCTCAGGAACCCGAGATCGACGACCTCGCCGAGCTGCTGAACAAAATGGGAGCCCGCATCAAAGGTGCCGGAACTTCGGTCATCGAGATCGAAGGGGTCGAGGCCCTCAGCAGTGCCGAACACACTATCATTCCTGATCGCATCGAGACCGGAACGTTTATCGTCGCCGCAGCGATCACCGGCGGCGAGCTTGAGATCAAGAGCTGCCGTCCCGAACATCTGACTGCCGTGATCGAGAAGCTTCGCGAAGCCGGCGTCGATATCGAGGAGCTTAACCAAAGCACTCTCCGCGTTAAACGATCTAGCGGCGGCCTCAAAGCATCGGATGTTACGACCGAGCCGCATCCGCTTTTCCCGACCGATATGCAGGCCCAATACATGGCACTGATGACCCAGGCCGACGGCGAATCAAAGGTCGTCGAGACGATCTTCGAAAACCGTTTTATGCACGCCTCTGAATTGATCCGCATGGGCGCCGACATCCAGATCGCCGGTAATACCGCGACCGTTCGAGGCCGAACCCAACTCATGGGAGCCAAGATAATCGCATCCGACCTGCGTGCGTCGGCGTCGCTCGTGCTTGCGGCGTTATGTGCAGAGGGCGAAACGCGTATCGACCGTGTTTATCATATCGACCGCGGATACGAGACGATCGTTCGAAAATTGCGTTCGCTGGGAGCCGACATCGAGCGTGTTCAGGATACGTCGGGGAGCGTCCACGACACGACGGCTTGA
- a CDS encoding histidine triad nucleotide-binding protein, giving the protein MKDCIFCKIAAGEIPSAKVFEDERCLAFNDLSPQAPTHILIIPREHVDSLDKADEAMSATLGHLLLTAADIARAKGFADDGYRVVINTNADGGQTVFHLHVHLLAGRPFIFPPG; this is encoded by the coding sequence GTGAAAGATTGCATATTTTGTAAAATAGCTGCCGGCGAGATACCTTCGGCAAAGGTCTTTGAGGACGAACGGTGCCTCGCGTTCAACGATCTGTCGCCTCAGGCTCCGACGCATATTTTGATAATTCCGCGCGAGCATGTTGATTCGCTGGACAAAGCGGACGAAGCAATGAGTGCGACGCTCGGCCATTTGCTGCTTACGGCGGCTGACATTGCCAGAGCGAAGGGCTTTGCCGACGACGGATATCGCGTCGTCATCAACACCAACGCCGACGGCGGCCAGACCGTTTTTCATCTGCACGTTCATCTGCTCGCCGGACGGCCGTTCATCTTTCCGCCGGGATAA